A DNA window from Camelina sativa cultivar DH55 chromosome 17, Cs, whole genome shotgun sequence contains the following coding sequences:
- the LOC104758083 gene encoding uncharacterized protein LOC104758083 — MNEEVDDSHPTVKADVAMNEEITTNEAADESNTEIDEEAVVAANTLLDIFRQQSKLLKVVYPSTFQHQCALVGCTLSRESGMVYCCVWHQDLASKLSKEDVSLHCFGGFTNPAARNLTCAAAVRLKRQNIDVGIPEFDNEDIFTTYPWDQPELFTIPHPRPNRAWLFFHKRPSIYKHINKVLGIHWKADRLKSFRMDDEEVIATKTLTLRFDKTGSEDVKHAQQGTWTLHHYEYEGVSLYCLTYVMGDNMSENKKGKDDSDKEEEDKTHKEDPKEDPKEDKTGKPKQGKGNKRNQDQEKRRRTTNKSSPATAIPEVTMDSLLTKFQDFVVTVPGWLVNTENAGFHANTDAKPEAKLRKNYRENIISSYELCYRGWSNFDPKLFLLPSFLEAITEASFRRINSQAYPSVFVFQMFQHDFFEKLMVEAETFRKWVQEKNYRIRRLNNTSNYGVVLGNFGLDIFFNKLMQDFIFPLCKVFFHEVRGAMFDSHYGFFIEYGDDRDAELDLHMDESEITLNVCLKKQFEGGEIFFGGTRCKKHMTTKFKAEEMFRYTHLPGQAILHRGRHCHGVNTTRTPCYRATIIFSGKFFDFGGKKILAGNFLAGKYLTDTVYEFVT; from the exons ATGAACGAGGAAGTAGATGATTCGCATCCGACGGTGAAAGCAGACGTGGCGATGAACGAGGAAATAACGACGAACGAAGCAGCAGACGAGTCAAACACGGAGATCGATGAG GAAGCTGTAGTAGCCGCAAACACACTCCTTGACATCTTCCGTCAGCAATCCAAACTGCTGAAAGTGGTGTATCCTAGCACATTCCAACATCAATGTGCATTGGTAGGATGCACACTGTCTAGGGAGAGTGGAATGGTGTACTGTTGTGTGTGGCATCAAGATCTGGCGTCAAAATTGTCTAAGGAGGACGTCTCTCTCCACTGCTTCGGTGGGTTCACCAATCCAGCCGCAAGAAATCTCACATGTGCAGCAGCTGTACGTTTGAAAAGACAGAACATTGACGTTGGTATACCTGAGTTTGATAACGAAGACATCTTCACCACTTATCCATGGGATCAGCCCGAGCTCTTCACCATACCTCATCCTCGACCAAACCGCGCCTGGCTATTTTTCCATAAACGACCTTCAATctacaaacacataaacaaggTTTTGGGCATACATTGGAAGGCAGACCGTCTGAAATCTTTCAGAatggatgatgaagaagttatAGCTACAAAGACACTCACCTTACGCTTTGATAAGACGGGCTCAGAAGATGTTAAACACGCACAGCAAGGAACGTGGACTCTCCATCACTATGAGTATGAAGGTGTCTCTCTATATTGCCTTACCTATGTAATGGGCGACAACATGTCTGAGAATAAAAAAGGCAAAGACGACAGTgacaaggaggaggaggacaagACTCATAAGGAAGATCCCAAGGAAGATCCCAAGGAAGATAAGACTGGAAAGCCAAAACAGGGCAAGGGAAATAAGAGAAACCAGGACCAggaaaaaaggagaagaaccaCCAATAAATCTTCTCCTGCTACTGCAATTCCAGAGGTTACCATGGATTCACTTCTCACAAA ATTCCAGGACTTTGTTGTCACTGTTCCAGGTTGGcttgttaatacagaaaatgCAGGCTTTCATGCCAATACAGATGCAAAGCCAGAG GCTAAATTGCGCAAGAACTATAGGGAGAATATAATATCCAGTTATGAG CTATGTTACAGGGGGTGGTCTAATTTTGATCCCAAATTGTTTTTGCTTCCCTCTTTCCTGGAGGCGATCACAGAGGCAAGCTTCAGACGCATCAATTCTCAAGCGTATCCCAGTGTTTTTGTCTTTCAAATGTTTCAGCATGACTTCTTTGAGAAATTGATGGTTGAG GCAGAAACTTTCAGAAAGTGGGTTCAAGAGAAAAATTACCGGATCAGGAGACTTAACAACACGAGTAACTACGGTGTTGTGCTTGGCAACTTTGGCCTGgatattttctttaacaaaCTCATGCAGGATTTTATCTTTCCTCTTTGCAAAG TATTCTTCCATGAAGTGCGTGGAGCAATGTTTGACTCTCACTATGGCTTTTTTATTGAATATGGTGATGATAGGGATGCTGAATTAG ACTTACATATGGATGAATCAGAAATTACATTGAATGTTTGCTTGAAGAAACAATTTGAGGGAGGGGAAATATTCTTCGGAGGCACACGATGCAAAAAACATATGACGACAAAGTTTAAGGCAGAG GAAATGTTTCGTTACACTCATTTACCGGGTCAAGCTATACTTCACCGTGGCCGCCACTGCCATGGTGTCAATACCACAAGAACACCTTGTTATCGGGCCACTataattttttcgggaaaatttttcgattttggcgggaaaaaaattttggcgggaaattttttggcgggaaaatattt AACTGATACTGTATATGAGTTTGTGACCTAA
- the LOC104758084 gene encoding F-box/LRR-repeat protein At1g48400-like, producing MGSARDSISNLPDEILGKILSLLPTKEAASTSVLSKRWKNLLGLVDSLSFDESMVVYPNEEEALSGSHRFSDFVEKALALFSNSPPMKRFSLCHVPRDGCDDTYRRWILTAMERGLLELHLHADTYVLRIETELFTSKTLVKLTLSGECCLEAERVFLPALRSLSLLTDFGIDIHNHCRILDGCPALEELFIRDADHGYPPCCSSFVKNASIKRLVVLVNLPDFKERHDLSYFEAPSLVYLDYSSYVWYDYEFVHLDSLVEARLSLKLWDYDYQYDGDDSDDYYSSDEDGGSCYSYVEPMEAIFGDITKLVAGISNITTLHLSPDSLEAFHFCCTSMPVFNKLLTLSIESNKDKGWQVMPLLLKSCPILHTLVIKGLVHRVTNKCGDACSCIPKKRKSKKSKKLSCLWTCHVKVLEVSEYGGSFQELKQMRHFLGKLECLQTVEVGLVADKSEFLQANLLTLPRLSSKCNILFS from the exons ATGGGTTCTGCTAGAGATTCGATAAGTAATTTGCCAGATGAGATACTAGGCAAAATCCTGTCTTTGCTTCCGACAAAAGAGGCTGCTTCCACATCGGTTCTGTCCAAGAGGTGGAAGAATCTTCTGGGTCTAGTAGACAGCCTTTCTTTTGATGAATCGATGGTTGTGTATccaaatgaagaagaagctttaagTGGTTCACATCGCTTCTCTGATTTCGTAGAAAAGGCACTGGCTCTGTTTAGCAATTCTCCTCCCATGAAGAGGTTCTCTCTGTGTCATGTACCTAGAGATGGCTGCGACGATACATACCGCCGTTGGATTTTGACTGCTATGGAACGTGGTCTATTGGAACTACACTTGCACGCGGATACATATGTCCTCCGTATAGAGACAGAGTTGTTCACGAGCAAGACACTGGTTAAGCTCACACTGTCCGGTGAATGTTGTCTTGAAGCTGAGCGTGTGTTTCTCCCTGCCCTCAGATCACTTTCTCTCTTAACTGATTTCGGGATTGATATTCACAACCATTGTCGGATTCTTGATGGCTGCCCTGCTTTGGAAGAGTTATTCATACGTGATGCTGATCATGGCTATCCGCCATGTTGCAGTTCATTCGTAAAAAATGCATCCATCAAGCGACTTGTGGTTTTGGTTAATCTTCCGGATTTTAAAGAGCGTCACGATCTGTCTTATTTTGAAGCACCGAGTCTAGTTTACCTTGACTATTCTAGCTATGTCTGGTATGATTATGAGTTTGTTCATTTGGATTCGCTTGTCGAAGCCAGGCTGAGTCTCAAGTTATGGGATTATGATTACCAGTACGATGGTGACGATAGTGATGACTATTATTCTTCTGATGAGGACGGCGGTTCATGCTATTCTTATGTTGAACCAATGGAGGCTATATTCGGCGATATTACAAAACTAGTTGCGGGTATAAGCAACATCACAACTCTTCACTTGTCTCCCGATTCCCTTGAG GCGTTTCATTTCTGCTGTACATCCATGCCGGTTTTCAACAAACTCCTTACTTTATCTATTGAGAGTAACAAGGATAAAGGTTGGCAAGTGATGCCACTTCTCCTTAAGAGTTGTCCAATTCTACACACTTTAGTTATCAAG GGTCTTGTACATAGAGTAACAAACAAATGTGGAGATGCATGCTCTTGCATCCCTAAGAAGCGTAAGAGCAAGAAGAGCAAGAAATTGTCTTGTTTATGGACATGCCATGTGAAGGTACTAGAGGTTTCAGAGTATGGAGGTTCTTTTCAAGAGCTGAAACAGATGAGACATTTCTTGGGCAAGTTGGAATGTCTTCAAACTGTGGAAGTTGGTCTTGTTGCCGACAAAAGTGAGTTCTTGCAAGCTAATCTGCTGACTCTCCCCAGACTTTCATCAAAATGCAACATCCTGTTCAGCTGA